Within Alteromonas sp. LMIT006, the genomic segment AAATCGCACCAGCTAGTGTTAAGCGCGTCATTACTTTGTCGAGATAACGTGAAGTTTGTTCACCAGGACGAATCCCAGGGACAAACGCACCAGATTTTTTGAGGTTATCTGCTGTTTCTCGCGGGTTGAAAGTCAACGCCGTGTAGAAGAAGCAGAAAAACACAATTGCTGCTGCATACAAACCCACATATAACGGTTGACCTGGCGATAACATTAACGCCACGTCTTGCAACCAAGAGGTCGCTTCATTCTGTCCAAACCAACCAGCAATCGTGCCGGGGAATAGAATGATACTTGAGGCAAAAATAGGAGGTATAACACCTGCCATGTTCACCTTTAATGGTAAGTGTGAGCTTTGTGCTTGGTACATCTTACGACCCTGTTGACGTTTTGCGTAATTCACAACGATGCGACGCTGTGCACGTTCAACGAACACGACCAAATAAGTAAGACCCATCACAATCGCAGCAATCAAAAGCAAGAAAATTAAATTGATCTCACCTTGACGTGCTTGCTCTGCAGTCTGACCGATAGCCGTCGGTAAGCCTGCCACAATACCTGCAAATATCAGAATGGAGATACCGTTACCAATACCTCGTTCCGTAATTTGTTCACCTAGCCACATTAGGAACATGGTTCCTGTGACCAAACTAACTACTGCTGTAAAATAGAATCCGAAGCCAGGATTAATCACTAGACCACTGATCAAGTTAGGTAAACCAGTCGCCACACCAATTGATTGGAATGTAGCAAGTACTAACGTCAAATAACGTGTGTACTGGCTAATTTTACGACGACCTTGTTCACCTTCCTTCTTCAATTCCATCAGCGGAGGATGTACCGCTGACAACAATTGAACAATAATCGATGCAGTGATGTAGGGCATAATCCCAAGCGCTAATATCGATGCACGCTCTAAAGCACCACCTGAGAACATGTTAAACATTTCTACAATAGTGCCTTTTTGTTGCTCAAATAATTGAGACAACACAGCTGCATCAATACCAGGAATTGGCACGTATGAACCTAAGCGGAATACGATTATCGCACCGAGTACGAAAAACAATCTGCTGCGTAGTTCACTTAAGCCGTTCTGCGCGCCTGAAGTCATACCTGGTTTCGCCATCGGATTAGTCCTCTACCTTACCGCCAGCTGCTTGAATCGCTTCGAGCGCGCCTTTAGTTACCTTCAAACCACTTACAGTTAGCGCACGATTTACTTCACCACTTAAGATAACCTTAACGAATTGAATTTCTTTCTTCACTAAGTTTGCATCTTTAAGAGCTTGTAACGTGACTGTATCGCCTTCTACTTTGCTGATTTCAGTCAAAGTAACCTGGTCAGTAACAAAACCTACACGAGATTTGAAACCGAACTTAGGTAGACGGCGTTGAATTGGCATTTGACCGCCTTCAAAACCTGGCTTCACAGAACCGCCTGAACGACTCTTTTGACCTTTGTGACCGCGGCCACCTGTCTTACCTAAACCAGAGCCGATACCACGACCCACGCGCTTACCAGAATTTTTAGCTCCTGGTGCAGGAGCAAGAGTATTTAAACGCATCTGTTACTCCTCCACTATCTCAACCATGTACTGTACACGGTTGATCATGCCACGAACTGCTGGAGTATCTTCAAGTTCACGAACTTGGTTGATCTTACGTAAACCCAAACCTACCAACGTAGCTTTGTGCTTAGGTAGACGACCAATCGCACTTTTAGTCATTTTAACTTTTAGTGTTTTAGCCATGATCAATTACCCCAAAATATCATCTACTGATAACCCACGCTTAGCAGCCACACCCTCTGGAGAGTTCATGTCTGTAAGGGCGTTAATCGTTGCACGAATAACGTTCATTGGGTTAGTAGAGCCGTAACATTTAGAAAGTACGTTCTGTACACCAGCCACTTCTAATACTGCACGCATTGCACCACCAGCGATGATACCCGTACCTTCAGAGGCAGGCTGCATGTAAACTTTAGAACCCGAATGGCGACCTTTAATAGGATGTTGTAACGTATTGCCGTTAAGCTCAACTTGAACCAAGTTACGACGAGCTTTTTCCATTGCTTTTTGGATTGCAGCTGGCACTTCACGTGCTTTACCGTAACCAAAACCAACGCGGCCATTGCCGTCACCAACTACCGTTAACGCAGTAAAACTAAAGATGCGACCACCTTTAACTACTTTTGATACACGGTTTACAGCAACGAGCTTTTCGTTTAAATCACCCTGTTGTTGATTTTCTACTTTAGCCATTATCTTCTCCTAGAACTGAAGACCAGCTTCACGAGCTGCATCTGCTAAGGCCTTAACACGACCGTGGTATTTAAAACCGCTACGGTCGAAAGCCACTTCTTTGATGCCTTTCTCGATAGCACGTTCAGCGATCGCTTTACCTACCGCAGTTGCTGCTTCAACATTACCTGTTGAAGAAACAGCGCCTTTGATAGCTGCTTCAACCGTTGACGCCGCCGCTAATACTTCAGAACCGCTAGGTGCGATTAACTGTGCGTAAATGTGGCGTGGAGTACGGTTAACGACCAAACGGTGCGCGCCGAGTTCACTGATTTTCTTACGTGCGCGAGTTGCGCGACGTAAGCGAGCTGATTTTTTATCCATCTCACCCACCTACTTTTTCTTAGCTTCTTTACGACGAACAATCTCATCCGAGTAACGTACACCCTTGCCTTTGTAAGGCTCTGGTGGACGCCAGCCGCGAATGTTCGCTGCGATCTGACCAACCGCCTGCTTATCAGCGCCTTTGACGATGATTTCAGTTTGGC encodes:
- the rplO gene encoding 50S ribosomal protein L15, giving the protein MRLNTLAPAPGAKNSGKRVGRGIGSGLGKTGGRGHKGQKSRSGGSVKPGFEGGQMPIQRRLPKFGFKSRVGFVTDQVTLTEISKVEGDTVTLQALKDANLVKKEIQFVKVILSGEVNRALTVSGLKVTKGALEAIQAAGGKVED
- the rplR gene encoding 50S ribosomal protein L18 gives rise to the protein MDKKSARLRRATRARKKISELGAHRLVVNRTPRHIYAQLIAPSGSEVLAAASTVEAAIKGAVSSTGNVEAATAVGKAIAERAIEKGIKEVAFDRSGFKYHGRVKALADAAREAGLQF
- the rpsE gene encoding 30S ribosomal protein S5 translates to MAKVENQQQGDLNEKLVAVNRVSKVVKGGRIFSFTALTVVGDGNGRVGFGYGKAREVPAAIQKAMEKARRNLVQVELNGNTLQHPIKGRHSGSKVYMQPASEGTGIIAGGAMRAVLEVAGVQNVLSKCYGSTNPMNVIRATINALTDMNSPEGVAAKRGLSVDDILG
- the rpmD gene encoding 50S ribosomal protein L30, producing the protein MAKTLKVKMTKSAIGRLPKHKATLVGLGLRKINQVRELEDTPAVRGMINRVQYMVEIVEE
- the secY gene encoding preprotein translocase subunit SecY; protein product: MAKPGMTSGAQNGLSELRSRLFFVLGAIIVFRLGSYVPIPGIDAAVLSQLFEQQKGTIVEMFNMFSGGALERASILALGIMPYITASIIVQLLSAVHPPLMELKKEGEQGRRKISQYTRYLTLVLATFQSIGVATGLPNLISGLVINPGFGFYFTAVVSLVTGTMFLMWLGEQITERGIGNGISILIFAGIVAGLPTAIGQTAEQARQGEINLIFLLLIAAIVMGLTYLVVFVERAQRRIVVNYAKRQQGRKMYQAQSSHLPLKVNMAGVIPPIFASSIILFPGTIAGWFGQNEATSWLQDVALMLSPGQPLYVGLYAAAIVFFCFFYTALTFNPRETADNLKKSGAFVPGIRPGEQTSRYLDKVMTRLTLAGAIYITFVCLVPEFMLLTWNVPFYFGGTSLLIIVVVIMDFMAQVQTHLMSSQYESVLKKANLKGYGR